The genomic DNA CCATGGCCCGGCCGTGGCCGACGAGCCGGGGCAGGCGGATCGTGCCCAGGTCGATCAGCGGCACCCCGAAGCGGCGGTTGAGCACGCCCAGGACGGCCCCCTCGGCCGCCACCCGCAGGTCGCACCAGAGGGCCAGCTCCAGCCCGCCGGCCACCGCCGGGCCCTCGATCGCGGCCAGCACCGGCTTGGACAGCCGCAGCCGGGTCGGGCCCATCGGCCCGTCGCCGTCGGCGGCCACCCTCGGCGGGTTCCCCTCGGCGATCGCCTTCAGGTCGGCCCCGGCGCAGAAGGCCCCGCCGGCGCCGGTCAGCACGGCGACCGAGGCACCTGGGTCGCGGTCGAACTCCCGGAAGGCGCCGGCCAGGGCGGCCGCGGCCGGCCCGTCGACGGCGTTGCGCCGCTCCGGCCGGTCGATGGTGACCACCGTCAC from Actinomycetota bacterium includes the following:
- a CDS encoding crotonase/enoyl-CoA hydratase family protein; amino-acid sequence: MADGTGVRVERDGPVTVVTIDRPERRNAVDGPAAAALAGAFREFDRDPGASVAVLTGAGGAFCAGADLKAIAEGNPPRVAADGDGPMGPTRLRLSKPVLAAIEGPAVAGGLELALWCDLRVAAEGAVLGVLNRRFGVPLIDLGTIRLPRLVGHGRAMDLLLTGRPVGAAEALAMGLVDRVVPDGTALAAAVTLARELAALPQAGLRNDRLSAIEQWDLTEPEAVANELRRGMATLASGETAARAASFAAGQGRHGAVLPPNPGPETP